From Polynucleobacter difficilis, a single genomic window includes:
- a CDS encoding dihydrodipicolinate synthase family protein → MLTPKPSSLSAVLSPVITPFNADGSPNVQKLLKQCKWLEANGVGHAVFGTNSEANSISTAQKLHVLDELIRGGLDPAHMMPGTGACSIDAAVQMTKAAVDAKCGGVLMLPPFYYKDICDDGLFAHFAEVIEKVGDSKLQIYIYNIPPVTKISLSLSLLERLVKAYPNTVIGMKDSSGDWAYTESVIKLLAPEGFRVYAGSEVFLMRTMRAGGVGCISATANVNPKAIATLAANWQAAGADQHQAELDQVRAIFQKYQMIAALKTAVAHYSKDADWLRIRPPLMPLGADQQKKLIHELEQIHFSMPGL, encoded by the coding sequence ATGTTGACCCCCAAGCCTTCCTCATTGTCCGCAGTCCTCTCGCCTGTTATCACTCCATTTAATGCGGATGGCAGTCCGAATGTTCAAAAGCTTCTGAAACAATGCAAATGGCTTGAGGCCAATGGCGTTGGTCATGCCGTCTTTGGCACTAACTCCGAAGCAAACTCAATCTCGACTGCGCAAAAACTGCATGTACTCGATGAGCTCATTCGTGGCGGATTAGATCCTGCGCACATGATGCCCGGTACCGGCGCTTGCTCAATTGATGCGGCTGTGCAAATGACCAAGGCGGCAGTAGATGCCAAATGCGGCGGTGTCTTGATGCTACCGCCCTTCTATTACAAGGACATTTGCGATGATGGCTTGTTTGCGCACTTTGCAGAGGTGATTGAAAAGGTGGGCGATTCCAAGTTGCAGATTTACATTTACAACATTCCACCGGTGACTAAGATTTCATTAAGCCTGTCACTGCTAGAGCGACTGGTCAAGGCCTACCCCAACACGGTGATTGGCATGAAAGACAGCTCAGGCGATTGGGCTTACACCGAGTCCGTGATTAAGCTATTGGCTCCCGAAGGTTTCCGAGTCTATGCTGGTAGCGAAGTATTTTTAATGCGCACGATGCGCGCTGGCGGCGTCGGCTGTATCTCAGCAACGGCGAACGTAAACCCCAAGGCCATTGCTACTTTGGCTGCAAACTGGCAAGCCGCTGGCGCAGATCAGCATCAAGCGGAATTGGATCAAGTGCGTGCCATCTTCCAAAAGTATCAGATGATTGCTGCTCTTAAAACAGCGGTAGCCCACTACAGCAAAGATGCCGACTGGCTGCGCATACGTCCACCTTTGATGCCTTTGGGCGCCGATCAGCAAAAGAAATTAATCCACGAATTGGAGCAAATTCACTTCTCCATGCCCGGTCTTTAA
- a CDS encoding 3-hydroxyacyl-CoA dehydrogenase family protein, protein MLFTPAETKVVIIGGGTMGADVAAVCARGGCATQVVELTTERRAHLPNYFANAMTELGYENRIHLLTVAGSLDEVDWADVDLVIECIPERLDLKQSLFAELEKRAKPEAVLASNSSSFPISEIAVGLKTAARMIGLHFFMPAHIVPCVEVICGEKTAKMVAESLSRLMTACGMVPVMVKKDLHGFLANRLQHALSREAFYLIDEGIATPEDVDKAVRFGFGFRYLAAGPVMQRDHAGLEVHAAAGASIYPSLNNSPNIAKSLSDRVKSGKLGMKTGEGFFEWNPETIRAERDRYDSILREGLKIIQKELPKID, encoded by the coding sequence ATGCTGTTTACTCCAGCTGAAACGAAGGTCGTCATTATCGGTGGCGGTACCATGGGCGCCGATGTTGCGGCCGTATGCGCGCGTGGCGGCTGTGCCACGCAAGTGGTTGAGTTGACCACCGAGCGCCGTGCACACCTACCCAATTATTTTGCGAATGCCATGACCGAATTAGGTTATGAAAACCGCATTCATTTATTGACTGTGGCTGGTTCATTGGATGAAGTTGATTGGGCCGATGTCGATTTGGTGATTGAATGCATACCCGAGCGACTCGACTTAAAGCAATCGCTTTTTGCGGAACTGGAAAAGCGGGCTAAGCCCGAAGCCGTTTTGGCCAGCAATAGTTCAAGCTTTCCGATTAGCGAGATTGCGGTTGGTCTCAAAACCGCGGCGCGCATGATTGGCTTGCATTTCTTTATGCCGGCGCACATCGTGCCCTGCGTTGAAGTGATCTGTGGTGAGAAAACCGCCAAGATGGTGGCCGAGAGCCTGTCGCGCCTCATGACTGCGTGCGGCATGGTGCCGGTGATGGTCAAGAAAGATTTGCATGGATTTTTGGCAAACCGCTTGCAGCACGCACTCTCGCGCGAAGCGTTTTATCTGATCGATGAAGGTATCGCTACCCCAGAAGACGTGGATAAGGCTGTGCGCTTTGGTTTTGGTTTTCGTTATCTTGCCGCTGGTCCGGTGATGCAGCGCGACCATGCCGGACTCGAGGTCCACGCTGCAGCAGGGGCGAGCATTTATCCTTCACTCAATAACTCACCCAATATCGCTAAAAGTTTGAGTGATCGCGTTAAGAGTGGCAAGCTGGGCATGAAGACTGGTGAAGGCTTTTTTGAATGGAATCCGGAAACCATTCGTGCTGAGCGCGATCGTTATGACTCCATCTTGCGCGAAGGTTTGAAGATCATTCAAAAAGAGCTGCCCAAGATCGATTAA
- a CDS encoding IlvD/Edd family dehydratase has protein sequence MRKGLTRYGDAGFSLFLRKAFIKAMGFSDSALDRPIIGITNTFSDFNPCHGNVPQMIEAAKRGVMQAGGMPMVFPTISVHESFAFPTSMYLRNLMALDTEEMMRAQPVDAVILIGGCDKTIPAQLMGAASVDVPVISIPTGPMLTTTYQGDRLGACTDCRRYWAKFRANEIDQTEIDAVNEKLAPTTGTCMVMGTASTIACMVEAAGMSLPGTAAVPAVMAERFRLAELTGRRAVELAKMPSAQALTPARILTLESLTNALTVLHAIGGSTNALIHFTAIAARLGIKIDLEAFDRLGRNVPVLVDLKPSGMHYMEHLNEDGGLMAVLRELKPLLYLDCMTVSGRTLGEEIDAAPVTRNRKVIRIAQEPIFPVGGLAVLKGNLAPRGAVIKHSAASPSLLKHRGRAVVFSSLEDLALRIDQDDLDVKADDVLVLQNAGPKGAPGMPEAGYLPIPKKLAQAGVKDMVRISDARMSGTAFGTIVLHVTPESAENGPLAIVHNGDIIELNVDERRIELLVDDAEIARRLAELAPPAVRLNIPATGYRHLYQTTVTQADVGCDFDFMVPAATRFAPLLKGK, from the coding sequence ATGCGTAAGGGTTTAACCCGTTACGGTGATGCTGGTTTCTCCCTATTTCTGCGAAAAGCCTTCATCAAGGCCATGGGTTTTAGTGATAGCGCCCTCGACCGACCCATTATCGGTATTACGAACACCTTCAGCGATTTCAACCCATGCCATGGCAACGTGCCGCAAATGATTGAAGCCGCTAAGCGCGGCGTGATGCAAGCGGGCGGCATGCCGATGGTTTTTCCAACTATATCGGTGCATGAGTCCTTTGCATTTCCAACCAGCATGTATTTGCGTAATTTGATGGCGCTCGATACCGAAGAAATGATGCGTGCTCAACCCGTCGATGCCGTCATCTTGATTGGCGGTTGCGACAAGACCATACCCGCACAGCTGATGGGCGCGGCCAGTGTTGATGTGCCCGTCATCTCGATTCCAACCGGGCCGATGCTGACCACAACGTATCAAGGTGATCGTTTGGGTGCTTGCACCGACTGCCGCCGCTATTGGGCTAAGTTCCGCGCCAATGAAATCGATCAAACGGAGATCGATGCGGTGAATGAAAAACTGGCCCCCACGACCGGCACCTGCATGGTGATGGGCACCGCCAGCACCATCGCTTGCATGGTTGAGGCAGCCGGCATGAGCTTGCCTGGAACGGCAGCAGTACCGGCCGTGATGGCTGAACGCTTTCGCTTGGCAGAGTTAACGGGCCGCAGGGCGGTGGAGTTGGCTAAGATGCCATCGGCGCAAGCGTTAACGCCAGCACGCATTCTGACCTTGGAGTCGCTAACGAACGCCTTGACAGTGCTGCATGCGATTGGCGGATCAACCAATGCCTTAATTCATTTCACAGCGATTGCTGCTCGCTTGGGCATCAAAATTGACCTTGAGGCATTTGATCGTTTGGGCCGTAATGTGCCAGTGCTGGTTGATTTAAAACCCAGTGGCATGCATTACATGGAACACCTCAATGAAGATGGTGGACTCATGGCGGTGTTACGCGAACTCAAACCCCTTCTGTATTTGGATTGCATGACAGTGAGCGGCAGAACCTTGGGCGAAGAGATCGATGCTGCTCCTGTGACACGTAATCGCAAAGTCATTCGGATTGCACAAGAACCCATTTTCCCGGTTGGCGGCTTAGCGGTATTAAAAGGCAATTTAGCACCCCGTGGTGCCGTAATTAAACACTCGGCAGCATCTCCTTCTCTGCTTAAGCACCGTGGCCGCGCAGTGGTATTTAGTTCACTGGAAGATTTGGCACTGCGCATTGATCAAGATGATTTAGATGTCAAAGCGGATGATGTGTTGGTCTTGCAAAATGCTGGTCCAAAGGGTGCCCCCGGCATGCCAGAGGCGGGCTATTTGCCAATCCCGAAAAAGCTTGCGCAGGCGGGAGTCAAAGACATGGTGCGGATCTCCGATGCGCGTATGAGTGGTACTGCTTTTGGCACCATCGTCTTGCACGTTACCCCCGAGTCGGCAGAAAATGGCCCGCTTGCGATTGTGCACAACGGTGACATCATTGAATTGAATGTGGACGAACGCCGCATTGAGTTATTGGTGGACGATGCAGAAATTGCGCGCCGCCTTGCTGAACTAGCGCCGCCTGCAGTGCGTTTGAATATTCCTGCCACAGGCTACCGCCATCTTTACCAAACCACGGTGACGCAGGCAGATGTAGGTTGCGATTTTGATTTTATGGTGCCAGCAGCAACGCGCTTTGCACCATTGCTAAAAGGAAAATAA
- a CDS encoding 2-hydroxyacid dehydrogenase — MIPVNSVLQVGSFPEVMQAEINRSLKTVQLINPHEPAPAGSYEAILTRSNTPIPESLLRQIPNLKVIACCGVGYDNLPLDYLKAHRIQASTTPGVLNDAVCELGIGLLFALLRRLPAADLFARSGEWQAQAFPITTTLAGKTVGIVGLGRIGQDLAKRLEAFGVTIAYTGPSAKQSSYAFYKSAVALAEVADVLILTCPGGPETERMIDANVLNALGPKGYLVNIARGSVIDESALISALQQNRIAGAALDVFENEPQLNSAFIPLHNVVLSPHIGSATRETRQAMTRLAIDNLEAFFNHRPLLTPIH; from the coding sequence ATGATCCCCGTCAATTCGGTGTTGCAGGTCGGTTCGTTTCCAGAAGTGATGCAAGCGGAGATCAACCGAAGCCTGAAAACAGTGCAATTAATCAATCCCCATGAACCTGCTCCTGCCGGTTCCTATGAGGCGATCCTGACGCGCTCCAACACCCCGATTCCGGAAAGCTTGCTCCGCCAGATTCCGAACCTGAAAGTCATCGCCTGCTGCGGCGTTGGTTACGACAATCTTCCTTTAGATTACCTCAAGGCCCACCGCATTCAGGCAAGCACGACCCCGGGAGTGCTCAACGATGCAGTATGTGAGCTGGGCATCGGCCTCCTGTTTGCCTTGCTGCGTCGCCTACCTGCCGCCGATCTATTTGCCCGCTCCGGCGAATGGCAAGCGCAAGCCTTCCCGATTACAACGACCTTGGCCGGCAAAACGGTTGGTATTGTGGGCTTAGGGCGAATTGGCCAGGACCTCGCTAAGCGCCTTGAGGCATTTGGTGTGACCATCGCCTATACCGGGCCAAGCGCCAAACAATCTTCTTATGCCTTCTATAAGAGCGCAGTTGCCCTGGCCGAGGTAGCCGATGTACTCATATTGACTTGCCCAGGCGGTCCCGAAACCGAGCGAATGATCGACGCAAACGTCTTAAACGCCCTTGGGCCGAAAGGGTATTTAGTGAATATTGCCCGCGGGAGTGTCATCGATGAATCGGCACTAATTTCTGCATTGCAGCAAAATCGCATCGCCGGGGCTGCACTGGATGTTTTTGAGAATGAACCCCAATTGAATTCCGCCTTCATCCCACTTCATAATGTTGTGCTGAGCCCCCACATCGGCAGCGCTACGCGTGAAACACGCCAAGCCATGACCCGTTTAGCAATTGATAACTTAGAAGCTTTTTTTAACCACCGTCCTTTATTAACACCGATCCACTAG
- a CDS encoding site-2 protease family protein, whose translation MISAFSIEAIAINAIPLILAITIHEAAHGYIAKRLGDNTAYLLGRVTLNPFKHIDLVGTLVIPLALILLNFGFLIGYAKPVPVRFDRLKNPKIDMIWVALAGPGSNFIQAIAWAILWFMPQLLGIDEPYLGAVAKAGVMWNISLLVLNLLPIPPMDGGRVLTGLLPYRQAVTFSRIEPWGFFIVLGLALTGLISIWWMQPLSSFFLSIIRFLMWPLQHLL comes from the coding sequence ATGATAAGTGCCTTTTCGATAGAAGCAATAGCCATCAATGCGATTCCCCTCATTTTGGCCATCACCATTCATGAGGCGGCGCACGGTTACATTGCAAAACGGCTGGGGGACAACACCGCCTACCTGCTCGGGCGGGTGACCTTAAATCCCTTTAAACACATCGATTTAGTCGGCACCTTGGTGATTCCATTAGCCTTAATTTTGCTCAATTTCGGCTTTTTAATCGGCTACGCCAAGCCCGTTCCGGTGCGTTTTGATCGACTTAAAAACCCCAAAATTGACATGATTTGGGTCGCCTTAGCAGGGCCTGGGTCTAACTTCATTCAGGCGATTGCGTGGGCCATCTTGTGGTTTATGCCGCAACTCCTGGGAATCGATGAGCCCTATTTAGGGGCGGTTGCCAAGGCAGGGGTGATGTGGAACATCAGCCTCTTGGTATTAAATTTACTGCCGATTCCGCCGATGGACGGTGGGCGAGTTCTAACCGGCCTATTGCCTTACCGCCAGGCAGTGACTTTTAGCCGCATTGAGCCTTGGGGCTTCTTTATCGTCTTGGGCCTAGCCCTCACGGGGCTGATTAGCATTTGGTGGATGCAGCCCTTAAGTAGCTTCTTTTTATCGATCATCCGCTTCTTAATGTGGCCCCTGCAGCACTTGTTATAA
- a CDS encoding c-type cytochrome: MSTHSFDTTAGLRTLAASIILITASPASAQFQKPEDAIKYRQSAFSLIGTHFGRIGAVVKGEVPYNKDDVAKNAAIIATLSTLPWQAFGAGTEGGKAQPGIWTDAAKFKTGSEKMQTAIAELNQAAQSGNLENIKKAFSAAGQTCKACHDDFRKK; the protein is encoded by the coding sequence ATGTCCACTCATTCATTTGATACTACCGCTGGCCTGCGCACATTGGCAGCATCCATTATCTTGATTACGGCAAGTCCCGCTTCTGCGCAGTTTCAAAAACCTGAAGATGCAATCAAATATCGTCAAAGTGCATTCAGCCTGATCGGAACCCACTTCGGACGGATTGGTGCGGTTGTCAAAGGAGAAGTGCCCTACAACAAAGATGATGTTGCTAAAAATGCAGCCATCATTGCAACGCTATCCACCCTGCCATGGCAAGCTTTTGGCGCTGGCACCGAAGGTGGCAAAGCGCAACCCGGAATTTGGACTGATGCAGCTAAATTCAAAACAGGATCAGAGAAAATGCAGACCGCGATTGCTGAACTCAATCAAGCAGCGCAGTCAGGCAATCTGGAGAACATCAAAAAGGCATTTAGTGCTGCAGGACAAACCTGCAAAGCCTGCCACGACGACTTTAGAAAGAAATAA
- a CDS encoding cytochrome b/b6 domain-containing protein: MKRTLRIWDLPTRLFHWLLVVCIACAVICVNIGGNLMQWHAYFGYAALSLVLFRVLWGFIGAVHSRFVTFVPSPQRLIAFLSGKQGGGLGHSPLGSLSVIALLLVVGIQASTGLFTDDDIAFQGPLAKYVPNATVSLLSSIHALNSNILFGLIGLHLLAIGYYQWVKRASIVMPMIQGDKEVDVERDGSGLPAFALHASKDGAPQRLTALVSLCAIAVLLLYALGIISF, from the coding sequence ATGAAAAGAACCCTGCGCATCTGGGATTTGCCGACCAGGCTGTTTCATTGGCTTCTGGTTGTCTGTATTGCGTGCGCGGTGATCTGCGTCAACATCGGCGGGAACCTAATGCAGTGGCATGCCTACTTTGGCTATGCTGCATTGAGTTTGGTTTTATTTCGGGTGCTGTGGGGATTTATTGGCGCCGTGCACTCGCGTTTCGTTACCTTTGTTCCAAGCCCACAGCGCCTCATTGCTTTCCTTAGCGGTAAGCAGGGCGGCGGTCTCGGCCACAGCCCTCTCGGCAGTCTATCGGTTATTGCCTTATTGCTAGTAGTTGGTATTCAGGCCAGCACCGGTCTATTTACCGACGATGACATTGCATTTCAGGGGCCGCTTGCCAAGTACGTGCCCAATGCTACCGTCAGTTTGCTCAGCAGCATTCATGCATTGAACTCGAATATTTTGTTTGGATTAATTGGCTTGCATCTATTGGCTATTGGGTATTACCAATGGGTCAAGCGCGCATCGATCGTGATGCCGATGATTCAGGGTGACAAAGAAGTGGATGTGGAGCGCGATGGCAGTGGCCTGCCTGCTTTCGCACTCCATGCCTCTAAAGACGGGGCGCCACAGCGACTCACTGCATTGGTATCGCTGTGTGCAATTGCGGTACTGCTGCTCTATGCCTTAGGAATTATTTCTTTCTAA